A window of Kribbella sp. NBC_00382 genomic DNA:
CCCGGACAACGGTCGCGATCGATGCCAAGGGCAAGGTTCTGGGCAGCGCCAACATGTACCCGAACCGGCCCGGCCCGGGCGCGCACATCGCCAGCGCCAGCTTCATGGTCGACGCGGCCGCCCGCGGTCAGGGCGTCGGCCGAGCGCTCTGCCAGGACATGATCGACTGGGCCGGCCGGAGCGGGTTCCGGTCGATCCAGTTCAACGCGGTGGTCGAGTCCAACACCACCGCGGTCAAGCTCTGGCAGTCGCTCGGCTTCGACATCATCGGCACCGTGCCCGAGGCCTTCCTCAGCCCGTCACACGGCTACGTCGGCCTCCATGTGATGCACCGCCCGCTCTAGAAGGAGGCGAGTTCCTCGGGAGTGAAGGCGCGGAGGATGCAGAACTCGTTGCCCTCGGGATCGGTCATCACGACCCAGGAGACGGAGTCGTCCTGACCGACCGACGCGCGCTGGGCGCCGAGCTTCTCGACCCGGGCGATCTCGGCCTCCTGGTCGTCCGGGCGCAGGTCCATGTGCACACGGTTCTTCAGCGACTTCTTCTCGTCCTCCGGTACCCGGACGAACAAGATGTCGGGCACGATGCCGTCCTCGGGACTCCCCTCCGGCGGCTCGAGCACGGACTCCTTCTCCACCTCGTGGGTGATCCGCCAGCCGAGAACCTCCGCCCAGAACCGCGCCTGCGCGGCTGGATCGATCGCGTCGTAGATCACGCACTGCACCCGAATACTCATGGCCGCAACCCTCTCATCCGAGGGGATCGATCTGCTTTGATCGGGAGCATGACCGACTCGCGAGCCCGCCGCCTGTGGAAAGTCCTCGAGCCGTACCACGCGATCACGTACTTCGCGCCCGACACCCGCAAGGCCACCGACGCCCTCGGCCTCCGCGGCGGCTGGATGAGCTACTTCGCCTGCCGAGCAGCTCCGCTAGGCGCCGTCGGCCCTGAGTTGGTGACGGCGGTCTTCTACAACTTCCACCCATCGATGGTCGCCCGAGCCATTCCTGACGCGTGGAACTTCGCCACCCCCGCGCAGCTCCTCACCACTCGCCTGCAGGCGGTCGACAGCGCAGTACGCCGCTTCCCCAACGCCGATACAACCAGTACGCCGGTACGCCGCGCCGCCGAATTGGCCCGCAAGGCCGCCGAGCTGGCCCCAACCGCCGGCCGCCCACTCGCGGCGGCCAACGCAGCACTCGACTGGCCCGACGAGCCGCATCTGGTGTTGTGGCAGGCCACCACGATCCTGCGGGAGTCTCGCGGAGATGGACACGTCTCCGCGCTGGTCGGTGCGGGGCTGTCTCCGTGCGAGGCGATCGTCACCCTGTCCGCTGCGGGTGGCCCGTCGAAGGAGGTCTTCCAGCTCAACCGGCGCTGGAGCGACGACGAGTGGGCGACGGCCGAAGACGATCTCAAGGCACGCGGGCTGCTCACGGCTGACGGCGTACTGACTGATGCCGGGCACGCGCTGCGGCAGTCGGTCGAGGACACGACCGATCGCCTCGCCGAGCAGGGGTGGACCGCCTTCGGGGACGAGAACGCTGAGGAACTCGACCGGCTCGTCCGGCCGATCAGCGGCGCGATCATGGCCTCCGGGGCGGTACCGGACGACAACCCGATGGCGATGCGCTGGGACTAACGCTTCTTCTGCGGGCCGCGGAAAGTGACGTAGAGCAAGGAAAT
This region includes:
- a CDS encoding GNAT family N-acetyltransferase yields the protein MEIREAVAADWDAIWPFFRDIVTAQETYTYDPELTFEQAQAIWMSPSSSELARTTVAIDAKGKVLGSANMYPNRPGPGAHIASASFMVDAAARGQGVGRALCQDMIDWAGRSGFRSIQFNAVVESNTTAVKLWQSLGFDIIGTVPEAFLSPSHGYVGLHVMHRPL
- a CDS encoding VOC family protein → MSIRVQCVIYDAIDPAAQARFWAEVLGWRITHEVEKESVLEPPEGSPEDGIVPDILFVRVPEDEKKSLKNRVHMDLRPDDQEAEIARVEKLGAQRASVGQDDSVSWVVMTDPEGNEFCILRAFTPEELASF
- a CDS encoding SCO6745 family protein, coding for MTDSRARRLWKVLEPYHAITYFAPDTRKATDALGLRGGWMSYFACRAAPLGAVGPELVTAVFYNFHPSMVARAIPDAWNFATPAQLLTTRLQAVDSAVRRFPNADTTSTPVRRAAELARKAAELAPTAGRPLAAANAALDWPDEPHLVLWQATTILRESRGDGHVSALVGAGLSPCEAIVTLSAAGGPSKEVFQLNRRWSDDEWATAEDDLKARGLLTADGVLTDAGHALRQSVEDTTDRLAEQGWTAFGDENAEELDRLVRPISGAIMASGAVPDDNPMAMRWD